One genomic segment of Erysipelotrichaceae bacterium 66202529 includes these proteins:
- a CDS encoding DNA translocase FtsK, which yields MAKSKTRKSQKQKQMVENEVLVYIYSLVLITLSIIGGLQIGFIGELTTSMIKYVFGNLYGVIYGVIIVLCIMMMLKKSIRDVPMKYLIGIGVLLCAWIIAASIPQNETLKGMDILSRYLQDSMLVFRGEIAAKGGLIGAFLVSLCTFLFDYKGTWIIVIALLVLALILLLSGSGFARLKTAAASIVTPFASMRKSRAAKGAQRREQRQQAKQTRKEQEAQQQESRSMLGKINIEERIKPGQVSFLDIDDDFDIQSDKRSTGFLADKEHVQEDDVIGDALDKNAQKAAENKRIIEDTIGGEDTFVSSFQEDWSRYKLPRLTLLKEVGKKSRSTANVSAANDAGRQLIEILDQFGVKATLVATHIGPAVTKFEVKPDLGVRVNKISNLQYDIKMALAAKDIRIEAPIPGKSAVGIEIPNVEKTSVSMKELMKNIPDKLAESRMLFALGKDLMGNCVYGELNRMPHLLIAGATGSGKSVCVNSIITSILMRAKPDEVKLLLVDPKKVEFTPYKEIPHLLGPVITDGEEANRALKVIVTMMDNRYELFSMAGVRNIAGYNSYIEAHPEEGLSPLPWIVVIIDELADLMLVAAKEVEGSIQRITQLARAAGIHLIVATQRPSVDVITGVIKANIPSRIAFAVSSAVDSRTILDQMGAEKLLGNGDMLYVPVGETVATRVQGVFVSDDEVADICEFVSRQGKPKFDDAFLRLELLDGGVGPTTSETGDPLYDEVKEFIISTRKASTSLIQRKFSIGYARAARLIDTLEDNGVIGPARGSKPREVYAKSEQTEEE from the coding sequence ATGGCGAAATCGAAAACAAGAAAATCGCAGAAACAGAAGCAGATGGTAGAAAATGAAGTTCTGGTCTACATATATTCTCTTGTCCTGATTACCTTGTCGATTATCGGAGGTTTACAGATTGGATTTATCGGAGAGCTGACGACGAGTATGATCAAATATGTGTTTGGGAATCTGTATGGTGTGATTTACGGTGTGATTATTGTACTGTGTATTATGATGATGCTGAAAAAATCCATACGGGATGTTCCAATGAAGTATTTGATCGGCATCGGTGTCCTGCTGTGTGCGTGGATCATCGCTGCCAGTATACCCCAAAATGAAACATTGAAGGGAATGGATATTCTCTCCCGGTATCTGCAGGATTCCATGCTTGTATTCCGGGGAGAAATTGCAGCCAAGGGAGGCCTGATCGGTGCCTTCCTGGTTTCTTTATGTACGTTTCTTTTTGATTACAAGGGAACCTGGATCATTGTCATTGCATTGCTTGTTTTAGCACTGATATTACTGCTGAGCGGTTCCGGCTTTGCCCGGCTGAAAACTGCGGCAGCTTCTATTGTGACGCCATTTGCTTCGATGCGGAAATCACGCGCCGCGAAGGGTGCACAGCGAAGAGAGCAAAGGCAGCAGGCAAAGCAGACAAGAAAAGAGCAGGAGGCACAGCAGCAGGAAAGCAGGAGTATGCTTGGTAAAATCAATATTGAGGAGCGGATAAAGCCCGGGCAGGTGTCCTTTCTGGATATCGATGATGATTTTGATATACAAAGCGATAAGAGAAGTACAGGATTTCTTGCGGATAAGGAGCACGTGCAGGAAGACGATGTGATTGGGGATGCGCTGGATAAGAACGCTCAGAAGGCAGCGGAAAATAAGCGTATCATTGAGGATACCATCGGTGGTGAGGATACCTTTGTATCCAGCTTTCAGGAGGACTGGAGCAGATATAAGCTGCCACGGCTGACTCTGTTAAAGGAAGTCGGAAAGAAAAGCCGTTCCACGGCCAATGTCAGTGCTGCAAATGATGCAGGACGCCAGCTCATTGAAATTCTGGATCAGTTCGGTGTCAAGGCTACGCTTGTCGCGACGCATATCGGCCCGGCGGTTACTAAGTTTGAGGTGAAGCCGGATCTCGGGGTACGGGTGAATAAAATTAGTAATTTACAATACGATATCAAGATGGCATTGGCGGCCAAGGATATCCGCATTGAAGCTCCGATTCCGGGTAAGTCTGCCGTCGGTATCGAAATTCCGAATGTAGAAAAGACGAGTGTCAGTATGAAGGAGCTCATGAAGAATATACCTGACAAGCTTGCGGAGAGCAGGATGCTGTTCGCGCTTGGTAAGGATCTGATGGGGAATTGTGTTTACGGTGAGCTGAACCGGATGCCGCATCTTCTGATTGCAGGTGCAACCGGAAGCGGAAAGTCTGTGTGTGTCAATTCCATCATAACCTCCATTTTAATGCGTGCAAAGCCGGATGAGGTAAAGCTGCTGCTGGTGGATCCGAAAAAGGTGGAGTTTACTCCGTATAAGGAAATACCACATCTATTGGGGCCTGTTATCACGGATGGTGAGGAGGCCAACCGGGCGTTAAAGGTCATCGTCACGATGATGGATAATCGTTATGAGCTGTTTTCTATGGCCGGTGTCCGCAATATTGCAGGCTATAATTCCTACATAGAGGCGCATCCTGAGGAGGGACTGTCTCCGCTTCCGTGGATCGTCGTAATCATTGATGAGCTTGCGGATCTGATGCTGGTTGCTGCTAAGGAAGTAGAGGGCAGCATTCAGCGCATTACACAGCTTGCCCGTGCAGCCGGTATTCATTTGATCGTTGCGACACAGCGTCCAAGTGTGGATGTAATCACCGGTGTTATCAAGGCGAACATTCCCTCACGGATTGCCTTTGCCGTCAGCAGTGCCGTTGACTCTCGGACGATACTGGATCAGATGGGGGCGGAAAAGCTGCTTGGAAACGGCGATATGCTGTATGTCCCGGTAGGGGAAACGGTGGCAACCCGTGTACAGGGCGTCTTTGTCAGTGATGATGAGGTCGCAGATATTTGCGAGTTTGTATCCCGGCAGGGAAAACCAAAATTCGATGATGCCTTTTTACGCCTGGAGCTGCTGGATGGCGGTGTGGGGCCGACAACGAGTGAAACAGGGGATCCGCTTTATGATGAGGTAAAGGAGTTTATCATATCCACCCGCAAAGCGAGTACCTCCTTGATTCAGCGAAAATTCAGCATCGGCTATGCCCGTGCTGCCCGTTTGATCGACACACTGGAGGATAACGGTGTGATTGGTCCAGCAAGAGGCAGCAAGCCGCGTGAGGTGTATGCAAAGAGTGAACAGACAGAGGAAGAATAA
- a CDS encoding 4Fe-4S dicluster domain-containing protein, whose amino-acid sequence MAVKVDVDTCIGCGACVGVCPVGALSMNDEGKSVCDEGTCIDCGSCVSACPVSAISQ is encoded by the coding sequence ATGGCAGTTAAAGTAGATGTAGATACTTGCATCGGTTGTGGTGCATGTGTAGGTGTTTGCCCAGTTGGTGCTCTGAGCATGAATGATGAGGGTAAATCCGTATGTGATGAAGGAACTTGTATTGACTGTGGTTCATGCGTAAGCGCATGTCCAGTTTCTGCAATCTCTCAGTAA
- the miaB gene encoding tRNA (N6-isopentenyl adenosine(37)-C2)-methylthiotransferase MiaB — MKKQPGWALPNLKDAQVRTTKEAVIEKSLFQMPEQIRMLGQGKKYYLRTYGCQANERDSETLAGILEEMNFTAVEHPQDADLILMNTCAIRKNAEDKVLGEIGSLKRLKRNKPDLLFGLCGCMAQEEDVVATLLEKYRHVNLIFGTHNIHRLPELLYDVMVHGKRSVEVLSKEGDVIENLPVRRFGRHKAWVNIMYGCDKFCTYCIVPYTRGKERSRLMEDILEEVRVLKQDGFKEITLLGQNVNSYGKDLHMEGGFAKLLEETAKTGIERIRFTTSHPWDFSDEMIDVIARYDNIMPFIHLPVQSGDSDILKIMGRRYTREQYLTLFHKIKERVAGCAISTDIIVGFPNETEEQFQNTLSLVDECQFDNAFTFIYSPREGTPAAAMEDNIPLAVKQRRLQELNERWNLYAHEKNEAYLGSIVKVLVDGASKKNKEVYSGYTETNKLVNFQRTDAKPGDIVSVKITACKTFSLDGEQI; from the coding sequence ATGAAAAAACAACCGGGATGGGCACTTCCCAATCTGAAGGATGCTCAGGTGAGAACAACAAAAGAGGCTGTCATTGAGAAATCGCTGTTTCAGATGCCGGAACAAATTCGCATGCTGGGACAGGGGAAAAAATATTATTTGCGTACATATGGCTGTCAGGCGAATGAACGTGACAGTGAAACCCTGGCAGGAATTTTGGAGGAAATGAATTTTACTGCTGTGGAGCATCCGCAGGATGCCGATCTGATACTGATGAACACCTGTGCAATCCGTAAAAATGCAGAGGATAAGGTGCTTGGAGAAATCGGCTCCTTAAAGCGGTTAAAAAGAAATAAGCCGGATTTACTATTTGGCTTATGTGGCTGCATGGCACAGGAAGAGGATGTCGTGGCTACATTGCTGGAGAAATACCGCCATGTAAATCTGATTTTCGGCACACACAACATTCATCGTCTGCCGGAGCTTCTCTATGATGTTATGGTTCATGGAAAGCGCAGTGTTGAGGTATTGTCCAAGGAAGGTGATGTCATAGAAAATCTTCCGGTACGCCGCTTTGGCAGGCATAAGGCATGGGTAAATATCATGTACGGCTGCGATAAATTCTGTACCTACTGTATCGTTCCATATACCAGAGGAAAAGAGCGTTCCCGTCTGATGGAGGATATTTTGGAAGAGGTTCGTGTTTTGAAGCAGGACGGCTTCAAGGAGATTACATTGCTGGGGCAAAATGTCAATTCCTATGGTAAGGATCTGCATATGGAAGGCGGTTTTGCGAAGCTTCTGGAGGAGACGGCAAAAACAGGAATCGAACGAATTCGCTTTACAACGAGTCATCCTTGGGATTTTAGTGATGAAATGATTGATGTGATTGCCCGTTATGACAACATCATGCCGTTTATCCATCTCCCTGTACAAAGCGGTGACAGTGATATTTTAAAGATTATGGGCAGGCGCTATACAAGGGAACAGTACCTGACGCTCTTTCATAAGATCAAGGAGCGTGTTGCGGGCTGTGCAATTTCCACTGATATTATCGTGGGCTTTCCCAATGAGACGGAGGAGCAGTTCCAGAATACGCTATCGCTGGTGGATGAATGCCAGTTTGACAATGCATTTACCTTTATTTATTCACCTAGAGAGGGAACACCGGCAGCTGCAATGGAAGACAATATCCCGCTTGCTGTCAAACAGCGCCGCCTGCAGGAGCTGAATGAACGCTGGAATCTGTATGCCCATGAAAAAAACGAGGCCTACCTTGGAAGCATCGTAAAGGTGCTGGTGGATGGTGCAAGCAAAAAGAATAAAGAGGTTTACAGCGGCTATACGGAAACAAACAAGCTGGTAAACTTTCAGCGTACCGACGCAAAACCGGGTGATATCGTTTCTGTGAAAATTACAGCGTGTAAGACATTTTCACTGGACGGAGAACAAATATAA
- a CDS encoding ATP-binding cassette domain-containing protein gives MEYIIEMCNITKEFPGIIANDDITLQLKKGEIHALLGENGAGKSTLMSVLFGMYQPEKGCIKMNGEIVSINNPNDANRLGIGMVHQHFKLVHNFTVLENIILGAEDVKNGLLTMSEARKKVMGLSEKYHLNVDVDAITSEITVGMQQRVEILKMLYRDNEILIFDEPTAVLTPQEIDELMGIMKDLTKEGKSILFITHKLNEIKAVADRCSVLRKGKYIGTIDVKDTSKEEMSEMMVGRKVNFNVDKKPAQPKGVMLDVQNLSVAKKGHQDVVKKVSFQVHEGEIVCVAGIDGNGQSELVYALSGLLDVKEGSIRLGDKDITKASIRKRNLDGLGHIPEDRHKYGLVLDYPLSFNMVLKSYFTKKFSNRGFLKFADITTYSDQLIEKYDVRSGQGSRTPARSMSGGNQQKAIIAREIENDPKLLLAVQPTRGLDVGAIEYIHSQLVKERDEGRAILLISLELDEVMNLADRILVMYEGEIVAELDPQQTTIQELGLYMAGSKRGAEYEKADTE, from the coding sequence ATGGAATACATCATTGAAATGTGTAATATCACAAAAGAGTTTCCGGGCATTATTGCCAATGACGATATTACACTGCAGTTGAAAAAAGGAGAAATCCATGCATTGCTGGGAGAGAACGGTGCCGGCAAATCCACCCTCATGAGCGTTCTGTTCGGTATGTATCAGCCGGAAAAGGGATGCATTAAAATGAATGGGGAAATCGTCAGCATCAACAATCCCAATGACGCCAACCGACTTGGCATCGGTATGGTGCATCAGCATTTTAAGCTGGTTCACAATTTTACCGTACTGGAGAATATCATCCTCGGAGCAGAGGATGTAAAAAACGGTCTGCTGACGATGAGTGAGGCAAGAAAAAAGGTTATGGGCCTGAGCGAAAAGTATCATTTGAATGTGGATGTGGATGCCATTACCAGCGAGATCACAGTCGGTATGCAGCAGCGTGTGGAAATTCTGAAAATGCTGTACCGTGACAACGAAATTCTGATCTTTGATGAGCCTACGGCAGTGCTGACACCACAGGAAATCGATGAGCTGATGGGCATAATGAAGGATTTGACAAAAGAGGGAAAATCCATTCTCTTTATCACGCACAAGCTGAATGAAATCAAGGCAGTAGCCGATCGCTGCAGCGTTTTGCGCAAGGGGAAATATATCGGAACCATCGATGTGAAGGATACCAGCAAGGAAGAAATGTCGGAAATGATGGTCGGCCGCAAGGTAAATTTCAATGTGGATAAAAAGCCCGCACAGCCAAAGGGTGTCATGCTGGATGTCCAAAATCTGAGTGTTGCCAAAAAGGGTCATCAGGATGTTGTGAAGAAGGTCAGCTTTCAGGTGCATGAGGGTGAAATTGTCTGTGTTGCCGGGATTGACGGTAACGGACAGTCTGAGCTAGTATATGCGCTCAGCGGCCTGCTGGATGTTAAGGAAGGCAGTATCCGTCTTGGAGATAAGGATATTACAAAGGCCAGCATCCGTAAACGGAATCTGGACGGACTGGGACACATACCGGAGGATCGTCATAAGTATGGTCTCGTTCTGGATTATCCACTGTCCTTTAATATGGTTTTAAAGTCTTATTTCACAAAGAAATTCAGCAATCGCGGGTTTCTGAAATTTGCGGATATTACCACGTATTCTGATCAGCTGATTGAAAAATACGACGTCCGCAGCGGACAGGGAAGTCGGACACCGGCCAGAAGCATGAGCGGTGGAAATCAGCAGAAGGCGATCATCGCACGGGAAATCGAAAATGATCCAAAGCTGCTGCTGGCGGTACAGCCAACCCGTGGTCTGGATGTCGGGGCCATTGAATACATACATTCCCAGCTGGTCAAGGAACGGGATGAAGGCCGTGCCATCCTTTTGATATCCCTGGAGCTGGATGAGGTCATGAACCTTGCGGATCGCATCCTTGTCATGTATGAGGGTGAAATCGTTGCGGAGCTGGATCCGCAGCAGACAACGATCCAGGAGCTTGGATTATATATGGCAGGATCAAAGAGAGGGGCAGAATATGAAAAAGCTGATACAGAGTGA
- a CDS encoding RNase J family beta-CASP ribonuclease, which yields MDQVRIFALGGLDENGKNMYVVEVNEAIFIIEAGLKYPESDQLGVEFIIPDFSYLIQNKERVKGIFITHAHDDVVAALPYLLKQINVPVYTGNLTANIIHDMLKKEGIKNVKIHRMKRASKQTIGGVKVRTFPMTHAFPDNFGLAIATDQGYIVYTGEFIIDYDMLQQEYLCDLNELSDIGKRGVLCLLSESQSADRVGHTAPKHRITNLIEPIFEASHSRILISSYSQSLFRIIEIIELAKKYNRKIFFHDKGMRELLHQLELVKYYQVPREMEVKEKDFRDDMEDVVVLITGNGKNLFRTMSNIANHEDKFVSFRTTDTIIVASPIVSGTELDANSMENEIYKEGGRIFTLDSKTVLSMHPSSEDLKMMLYLFQPKYYIPVKGEYRHLFVNANLASKMGYSPDRILILENGQVAQFEDKILKSVAEHLELEDTLIDGKENWDVTGVVLKDREVLSTDGVMIIGVGVSHKTKEVINGPDVQTRGLIYLKDADYIIKEVGNIMEKCIETAVKEKRYDNLTVRGEAREKISKYLSKETGKRPMVLPVILEINM from the coding sequence ATGGATCAAGTACGCATTTTTGCGCTTGGCGGACTTGACGAAAACGGAAAGAATATGTACGTTGTCGAAGTCAATGAAGCCATATTTATTATTGAAGCCGGATTGAAGTATCCGGAATCCGATCAGCTGGGAGTGGAATTCATCATACCGGATTTTTCCTATCTGATCCAAAACAAGGAACGTGTTAAGGGTATTTTCATCACGCATGCGCATGATGATGTTGTAGCGGCCCTGCCATATCTGTTGAAGCAGATCAACGTTCCTGTGTATACCGGAAACCTGACAGCAAATATCATTCACGATATGCTGAAAAAGGAAGGTATCAAGAATGTGAAAATTCACCGTATGAAACGTGCCAGCAAGCAGACCATCGGTGGTGTAAAGGTAAGAACCTTCCCGATGACGCATGCCTTCCCGGATAATTTCGGTCTGGCGATTGCAACGGATCAGGGCTATATCGTCTATACAGGTGAATTTATCATTGATTACGATATGCTGCAGCAGGAGTATCTGTGCGATCTGAATGAGCTGAGCGATATCGGGAAACGCGGCGTTTTGTGTCTGCTGAGTGAATCGCAGTCCGCAGACCGTGTCGGGCATACGGCGCCAAAGCATCGCATCACCAATCTGATTGAGCCGATTTTTGAAGCGAGTCACAGCCGCATTCTGATTTCATCCTATTCCCAGAGTCTGTTTCGCATCATAGAAATCATTGAGCTGGCTAAGAAATACAACCGGAAGATTTTCTTCCATGATAAGGGAATGCGTGAGCTGCTGCATCAGCTGGAGCTTGTGAAATACTATCAGGTTCCAAGAGAGATGGAGGTCAAGGAAAAGGATTTTCGTGACGATATGGAGGATGTTGTCGTACTGATCACCGGAAACGGTAAAAATTTGTTCCGAACGATGTCCAATATCGCCAACCATGAGGATAAGTTTGTCAGCTTTCGAACGACAGATACAATTATCGTTGCATCCCCGATTGTCAGTGGTACAGAGCTGGATGCCAACAGCATGGAGAATGAAATCTATAAGGAAGGCGGAAGAATTTTTACGCTGGATTCCAAAACAGTTCTGTCCATGCATCCAAGCAGTGAGGACCTAAAAATGATGCTGTATCTGTTCCAGCCGAAATATTATATTCCAGTCAAGGGAGAATACCGCCATCTATTTGTAAATGCCAATCTGGCAAGTAAGATGGGCTACTCACCGGACCGCATCCTGATTCTGGAAAACGGACAGGTTGCCCAGTTCGAGGATAAAATTTTAAAAAGTGTCGCAGAGCATCTGGAGCTTGAGGATACGCTGATTGACGGAAAAGAAAACTGGGATGTTACCGGTGTCGTTTTGAAGGATCGTGAGGTGCTGTCAACGGATGGCGTCATGATCATCGGTGTCGGTGTCAGTCATAAGACGAAGGAAGTTATTAACGGTCCAGATGTACAGACACGCGGTCTGATCTATTTGAAGGATGCGGACTACATTATCAAGGAAGTAGGAAACATCATGGAAAAATGCATTGAAACGGCAGTTAAGGAAAAACGCTATGACAATCTGACTGTGCGTGGAGAGGCTCGTGAGAAAATAAGCAAGTATCTTTCCAAGGAAACCGGAAAGCGTCCGATGGTGCTGCCGGTCATTCTGGAAATCAATATGTAG
- a CDS encoding BMP family ABC transporter substrate-binding protein yields the protein MKKFLCVAASFMMAVSLTACGSKDEGKKDDGKGSDSKAEVVMITDVGTIDDKSFNQGTWEGVKAYGEETGKKVEYIKPTEKSDNAYKEAIDQAVNKYGAKVIVTPGYLFEPSIYEKQDTYPDVKFILIDGYPNDGAQENAKFKTAKNTVGIKYSENEAGYMAGYAIVKEGKTKLGFMGGIAVPAVVNFGYGFIQGANDAAKEMDVKIEMKYKYTGTFNPSAEIQSEAASWYKNDTEVIFSCGGGIGNSVMAAAEANKGLVIGVDVDQSNESSTVITSAYKQLAVSVTKELKAIDDGTFPGGENIVLGAKDDSVGLPMKTSKFEKFTQKEYDALYAKIKEGEITIKKNEDFKDPTQIKAPQVKLDYIK from the coding sequence ATGAAAAAGTTTTTATGCGTTGCCGCTTCGTTCATGATGGCAGTATCTCTGACTGCCTGCGGAAGCAAGGACGAAGGGAAGAAGGACGATGGGAAAGGTTCTGATTCCAAGGCTGAAGTTGTTATGATTACCGATGTTGGTACCATTGATGACAAATCATTCAATCAGGGTACATGGGAAGGTGTCAAAGCGTACGGCGAAGAAACAGGTAAGAAGGTTGAATATATCAAACCGACAGAAAAATCTGACAATGCGTACAAGGAGGCAATCGATCAGGCTGTCAACAAATATGGCGCAAAGGTCATCGTAACTCCTGGTTATCTGTTTGAACCATCTATTTATGAAAAACAGGATACATATCCGGATGTTAAATTTATTCTGATTGACGGTTATCCAAATGACGGTGCTCAGGAAAATGCAAAATTCAAAACTGCAAAGAATACCGTAGGTATCAAGTATTCTGAGAACGAAGCAGGCTATATGGCTGGTTATGCAATCGTTAAGGAAGGTAAGACTAAGCTTGGCTTCATGGGTGGAATCGCAGTTCCTGCAGTTGTAAACTTCGGTTACGGCTTCATTCAGGGTGCAAACGATGCTGCTAAGGAAATGGATGTAAAAATCGAAATGAAATACAAATATACCGGAACCTTTAATCCAAGTGCTGAAATTCAGTCAGAAGCAGCTTCCTGGTATAAGAATGATACTGAGGTTATCTTCTCCTGCGGTGGAGGTATCGGAAACTCTGTTATGGCTGCTGCAGAAGCAAACAAGGGACTTGTAATCGGTGTCGATGTTGACCAGTCCAATGAAAGCAGTACAGTTATTACATCTGCATACAAGCAGCTGGCTGTATCTGTAACAAAGGAACTGAAAGCAATTGATGATGGAACCTTCCCAGGTGGAGAAAACATCGTTCTTGGCGCAAAGGATGACTCTGTAGGTCTGCCAATGAAGACCAGCAAGTTTGAAAAATTCACACAGAAGGAATACGATGCTCTGTATGCAAAGATCAAAGAAGGCGAAATCACAATCAAAAAGAATGAAGACTTCAAGGATCCTACACAGATCAAGGCTCCTCAGGTAAAACTGGATTATATCAAATAA
- a CDS encoding ABC transporter permease, whose translation MKKLIQSDAFKNFGSSVIAILIGLLIGAVVIFISNSGEALNGLRTLLAGPIEDGMLGIGRVLYYAVPIIMTGLSVGFAFKTGLFNIGTPGQFIVGAFAAVYIGVKWTFLPGSIHWLVAILGAFVAGGLWAVIPGVMKAYLNVNEVISSIMMNYIGMYLVNYSVSLVLFDALRNQSLPVASTAVIPKMGFDKLFTGSPANGGFIIAILFVILIYIVLNKTTFGYEMKACGFNKDASRYAGINEKRNIILSMVIAGALAGVGGGLLYLSGSGKFIEVVDVLPAEGFNGIPVALLGLSNPIGVLFAGLFIAYLNVGGNSMQQFGFIPQIVDIIISCIIYCSALSLMIKVWLSKRRKTKELGAVKKEGE comes from the coding sequence ATGAAAAAGCTGATACAGAGTGATGCATTTAAAAACTTCGGCTCTTCCGTCATTGCGATCCTGATCGGATTGTTGATTGGAGCTGTCGTTATCTTTATATCGAATTCCGGAGAGGCACTGAACGGGCTTCGTACTCTGCTTGCCGGCCCAATTGAGGATGGTATGCTGGGAATCGGACGTGTCCTGTACTATGCAGTGCCGATTATCATGACCGGATTATCGGTAGGGTTTGCTTTTAAAACCGGATTATTCAATATTGGAACACCGGGACAATTCATCGTAGGAGCATTTGCGGCTGTCTATATCGGTGTGAAGTGGACCTTCCTGCCTGGCAGTATTCACTGGCTAGTTGCCATTCTCGGTGCTTTTGTGGCAGGTGGTCTGTGGGCTGTTATTCCGGGTGTTATGAAGGCGTATCTGAATGTGAATGAGGTTATTTCCTCTATTATGATGAATTATATCGGTATGTACCTGGTTAACTACTCTGTTAGTCTTGTGCTGTTTGATGCTTTGCGAAATCAGTCACTGCCGGTAGCTTCCACGGCGGTCATACCGAAGATGGGCTTTGATAAGCTTTTTACCGGTTCTCCGGCAAATGGCGGCTTCATTATTGCAATTCTCTTTGTGATATTGATCTATATCGTATTGAACAAGACGACGTTCGGTTATGAAATGAAGGCATGCGGCTTCAATAAGGATGCCAGTAGATATGCGGGTATCAATGAAAAGCGCAACATAATCCTTTCCATGGTAATTGCCGGTGCACTGGCCGGTGTCGGCGGCGGTCTGCTGTATTTAAGCGGGTCCGGAAAATTCATTGAGGTTGTGGATGTGCTTCCGGCAGAGGGCTTCAATGGTATCCCGGTTGCCCTGCTTGGTCTTTCCAATCCAATCGGTGTTCTGTTTGCGGGACTATTTATCGCCTATCTGAATGTCGGCGGTAATTCTATGCAGCAATTCGGCTTTATTCCGCAGATTGTTGATATTATCATTTCCTGCATTATTTACTGCTCTGCGTTATCCCTGATGATTAAGGTATGGCTGTCAAAGCGCAGGAAAACAAAAGAGCTGGGCGCAGTAAAAAAGGAAGGGGAGTAA
- a CDS encoding ABC transporter permease, giving the protein MDTIFFLVQQTWFFAIPLLVVALGGLFSERSGVINIALEGIMLIGALCGIGFIHIFNHSMPPQLLLLCAVLVAGAAGIVFSLFHAFAAIHMKADQVISGTALNTFAPAFCIFIARTFQQTQQIQFENVFRIESVPVLGSIPIIGDLLFKNTYITTYIGLLFLVLAWVIIYKTRFGLRLRACGELPQAADSAGISVYKMRYAGTLISGFLAGIGGLIFVVPTSNVFNADVAGYGFLALAVLIFGQWKPFRIFFAALFFGFMKTVAATSSGIPFLAGLNIPPYIYKMVPYIATLIVLAFVSKNSAAPAAEGEPFDKGKR; this is encoded by the coding sequence ATGGATACAATATTCTTTCTGGTTCAGCAGACCTGGTTTTTCGCCATTCCACTACTTGTTGTAGCACTTGGCGGTCTGTTCTCTGAGCGAAGCGGTGTTATCAATATCGCGCTTGAGGGTATCATGCTGATCGGGGCATTGTGCGGTATCGGTTTCATTCATATCTTTAACCATTCCATGCCGCCGCAGCTGCTGCTTCTCTGTGCAGTTCTGGTTGCGGGTGCGGCAGGTATCGTGTTTTCCCTGTTCCATGCCTTTGCGGCAATACATATGAAGGCAGATCAGGTAATCAGTGGTACTGCACTGAATACCTTTGCCCCTGCATTCTGTATTTTTATCGCAAGAACCTTCCAGCAGACACAACAGATTCAGTTTGAAAATGTATTCCGTATTGAATCTGTACCGGTACTAGGCTCCATTCCAATCATAGGTGATTTACTGTTTAAAAACACATATATCACTACCTATATTGGCTTGCTGTTTCTTGTGCTTGCCTGGGTGATCATTTACAAAACGCGCTTTGGTCTGCGTCTTCGTGCCTGTGGTGAGCTTCCTCAGGCGGCGGATTCCGCAGGTATCAGCGTATACAAAATGCGCTATGCGGGTACGCTAATTTCCGGCTTTCTGGCTGGTATTGGCGGATTGATCTTTGTTGTTCCGACAAGCAACGTGTTTAATGCTGATGTTGCAGGCTATGGATTTTTGGCGTTGGCTGTTCTGATTTTCGGTCAGTGGAAGCCATTCCGTATCTTCTTTGCGGCGCTGTTCTTCGGCTTTATGAAAACCGTCGCAGCAACCTCCAGCGGTATACCATTTCTGGCAGGACTCAACATTCCTCCATACATCTATAAAATGGTACCATATATCGCAACGCTGATCGTGCTTGCCTTTGTATCCAAAAATTCGGCGGCACCTGCTGCGGAAGGAGAGCCGTTTGACAAAGGAAAACGGTAA